The Vibrio sp. STUT-A11 region AGCACCCAACCAGAGCACATGCCGAGTAATCATCAACATCAGAGGTGGTCGCCTGGACGCTTGCTCAACTGGGGGAGCCAATATCGGCCCAGCCACACGAGAAGTCGTCAATAAGATGCTTAACTCCAAGCCTCATCCAGAGCAGTCATATCGCTCCTGCCTTGGGCTGCTCAATCTGAGTAAAGCGCATAGCGAACCACGCTTAGAGCAAGCCTGTAAAGATGCACTGATGCTGACAAAACCCAATTACACCTTCATCAACAATCTACTCAAGAACAATCGTGAAGGACAACTGAGTAAAGATAAAGCAAATACGCCGAACCTTGTTCACAGCAATGTTCGAGGCCCGACATTGACTGATCAAATCACTAGTCTATTTCGAGTATAAATTTATGGGGAAGTTTTGCAGACGTAAACATTAACATTCAAGAACTTCTATGTTGAAAACACTTATGACGACAATTGGGGCAGTCTTGTCTTTTGCCTATCCATTAGATCATGTATGGCAAAACAATGTGGGCTAAATATTCCTCGTTCATGAGAGCTAACACGAAAAGGGGAAAAATGATGTCAAGAGCTTTGAAAGCGTGCTGTGATCACCATCATATGAAGTGCTGCTTTTGAGGCTCCATACGCACCTATAGCATTCCTCGGTGTATTTGCTGCATTAGATCCAACAATAACCATACTTCCCGAGCCATGAGATTTCATCCCCTTAGCAAGGGTTTGCATTAGTACAAGCACACCAAAAGTATTTATTTCGAAAGTCTGCTTTACCACATCGATGGGTAACTCATGAAGCGCACCAACGTGTAAAACTCCAGCGCAACAAACTAGATGGTCAAACGCGGCTTGTTGCTGCCAAGAGGCTAACATCTCAACTAATCGGCTTTGATCGCTTAAATCTAACCAGCAGCAATCAAACTGCATTGGGTATCTTTGTGCTAGAGATTGCGTATTCTTCTTCAAGAGGTCTATTTGCTTGTCTGCAACAATCACTCGTGCACCTGCACTAAGTAAGTGCTCTAAAGTTGACAGACCAATGCCAGTTGCCGCTCCGACAAGTAATACTCTTTGATTATCTAATGACATCGTGATTTCCACTAGAAACAATGAATCTACTTTTGAGAAAGTAAACTCTCTTTAAATTGGGGGGCGCAAAAATTGCGTAATTGGCCAGTGACATTGTACTGGCCGTTGTTGTGACCAAATTGGCTATACACGTTTTAGGCTAGTTCTGACTGGTGAGGACTTTTTTCATTTTCTGCCCAATGCTAGAAACTTGTTCAGCATTGTAACGGGCAGTCTGATACGTAACTATTAAACGCAAACTGCGTTCTTCGTTGTCCACGTTTTCCATAATTTCAAAGTGTAAACCAAACAATGACTCAGTTTTATTAGGGAGGATTTGCTGGTATGAAACTGATTCACCCTGAGCCTTTTGTAGTGAGCCATACAACGCATTATCCGAGTGAATCTGTGCATATACATCGAATAATAATCCGTTGTTAGGATCAAAACCAAGCTCACGTTGAACCATATCAATCGGTACTGTTGCGTGGGACATGGAGTCATTGATAGTTTCGGTCACATCTTCAATCAGCTTTCCAAAAGATTGCTCAGGGTAAAATAGCACTCGGTGAGCGACCATAGTGGTGTAATAGCCTACTGAGTCGAAGTATTTTGCATCATCACGTCCTGATGCTGATGTACCAATCACCAAGTCTTTTAAATCTCCAGCGTCTTGCAGAGCATGCGCAATGGCAGAATAAACAACACTGAAAATGGACGAATTATGCTCTCTAGCTAAGGCGGAGACAGCCTGATGTGCTCGTGAACCTAAATCGATTTCTATCCAATTTGCTTCAATTGGGTTAATCACAGACGCCTTTTGTTCAGGTTCATGCTTGGTCAGCTTAAGGCCTTGAGCTGCGTCTTGTAAATGTTCCACCCAGTAACGAAAATCTTCTTGGCTTGGGCCGCGACTTTTCTGTTCGACAGCATAATCATGGATGCTAAGCGCAGGCTTCGCCCAAACAGGCTCTAAACCTTGAACTCTCGCCATGTATGCGTTTGAAAGCTCAGACATCAAACTATTTAGTGACCACTCATCGATGATCATATGATGAATGAGGAAAGACAATACCTGCTTTCCGGTTTGCTCATCCCTAAAAAATCGTATACGTAAGGGGAGCTCTTCAGATAAATCAAACACATAGGCAGCTTCAGAAGCCAAGCTCGCGTTGCCAGGCTCTGAACTTCCCCAAAACCAAGCGTAATTTGGCAATTCTTTCTCATCAATTATACGCTGCACGACGCCACTCCCATCATCAACGAACAAACTCCTAAGGCCAGTATGACGAATCAATAGATCTGAAAATGCGAGCTTAAATGACTCCTCATTGACTTCGCCATCAAATCGCATTGCGAATGGCAAGTTGAAAATCGCGCACTTACCTGTAGCCACATGTGCATCCCATAAAAACTGTTGCGCGAATGACAGAGGATAGCCACATGATGCCGTTGTCTCGTGCGTTACGAGTTCTCCTGAAGACGTTAAACCAGCTGACTGATGAATTACCGAAGCACACTGAGCAAGGGCTTTCGCACTTGGGGATTTAAAAAAGTCATTGAAGCTAACTTCGATACCATGATTCTTCATTAGGTTCCCGATAATTCGGGTTGCTAACAGTGAGTGTCCGCCAATTTCAAAAAAGTTGTCATCCAATTCAACGTCAGGGTCATCGAGACTAGCCCTAAATTCAGCTAATATTTTTTCTTCAATATTACGGTTAGATCCATCATGGTAATAAAATTGGGTGATATCTATGTATTCCGGATTTAAACTTTCACAAGAAGAATGGTTATTCAACGCTTCGTAATTAGCGCCTAAAAAAT contains the following coding sequences:
- a CDS encoding SDR family NAD(P)-dependent oxidoreductase; this translates as MSLDNQRVLLVGAATGIGLSTLEHLLSAGARVIVADKQIDLLKKNTQSLAQRYPMQFDCCWLDLSDQSRLVEMLASWQQQAAFDHLVCCAGVLHVGALHELPIDVVKQTFEINTFGVLVLMQTLAKGMKSHGSGSMVIVGSNAANTPRNAIGAYGASKAALHMMVITARFQSS
- a CDS encoding condensation domain-containing protein, giving the protein MNNVTKARKTLLPIGEHEEQVWLQQLQEPQSVEWRVLGYAIDKNSKNHLIEHAVQKLILVDMRLNLRYGFSEDFELEKWHLSEESQFTDTLDATSKQIPDLIKAMKTRGWDPESQSPFRVAILQTEQEKYLFIIIHPILEPHINDTTIINFLGANYEALNNHSSCESLNPEYIDITQFYYHDGSNRNIEEKILAEFRASLDDPDVELDDNFFEIGGHSLLATRIIGNLMKNHGIEVSFNDFFKSPSAKALAQCASVIHQSAGLTSSGELVTHETTASCGYPLSFAQQFLWDAHVATGKCAIFNLPFAMRFDGEVNEESFKLAFSDLLIRHTGLRSLFVDDGSGVVQRIIDEKELPNYAWFWGSSEPGNASLASEAAYVFDLSEELPLRIRFFRDEQTGKQVLSFLIHHMIIDEWSLNSLMSELSNAYMARVQGLEPVWAKPALSIHDYAVEQKSRGPSQEDFRYWVEHLQDAAQGLKLTKHEPEQKASVINPIEANWIEIDLGSRAHQAVSALAREHNSSIFSVVYSAIAHALQDAGDLKDLVIGTSASGRDDAKYFDSVGYYTTMVAHRVLFYPEQSFGKLIEDVTETINDSMSHATVPIDMVQRELGFDPNNGLLFDVYAQIHSDNALYGSLQKAQGESVSYQQILPNKTESLFGLHFEIMENVDNEERSLRLIVTYQTARYNAEQVSSIGQKMKKVLTSQN